The Gambusia affinis linkage group LG05, SWU_Gaff_1.0, whole genome shotgun sequence region GCCGGTCTGACCAACAAAGCTCATCAGTTGTGCTTCTGCAGGCTGTCTGAGAGGCTCCGGGGTTTGGAAACGCGCTGAAGTCAGCTGAGCGTCTCCAAGAGTTCAGCTGCGCACTCAACGACAACTGAGTCTCTAACAACTGTTTGGCTATTGGATGGAGCGCAAGAAGTGTGAAATTTAGGGGGTGGGACAGTGTATTTCTAAGGTAAGGGGTTTCATTATTTAACCCATTTTAAATGGTGTTTTTGGTGCCATATTGGTGCTTTTATCTGTTTGAGGCCTAAATAACCTGATTTTTCATTTGGAGGGgatcatttggatttaaaaaatgtttctgtccaATTTGGTCACCCCCACATATTCAACATACATGGAAGTGTCCTTTTTGCAGGGATTGCTGGGAAGAAGAAGGAGGGTGTCGAGCTTGGGACTTTGGAAAGGCAGTTTTGGTCAGAGCCAGTTTGAAAAGGTAAGAAATCCTCTGTTCTGCTGGGACCAATGGGGCCCAATGTCGGCTGGGAGGCAAATGGAGATTCTTTACTCGGGATATATGGAGagaaaatcaacttttcatGTGTATTTTGGTGTATTTGGTGTATTTTGTAGGCAGGGAGAGTCAGGGCTCTGGGTGTGCACTAACAAGGAAATACGGAGAGGTAGCTAGGGGGAGCCATAGCTGCTCAGGAAGGCAGCTCTGTGGGCCTGGGCTGCTGCTGACGGGATGTGCTGCTCATTATAactcacaaacaaagaactccGGATGACACTTGATTGTTGGAGGAATGGGACATTGGTTCAGTTATTGTTGGAGAATTTCAGCTTGTGGGACCGTCTTCCTTTGAGAAGTCTGGTAACCAGCAGGTTTTCCTCTGTAGAGGAAAACAGtcagaaaatctgattaaatcccagaagaaaacccaaaaccaGCCACTAAAATGTAACTGGGGAGCTTTGGGCAGAGTCTTAATGAAGGATCAGAATATATTTACAGTTAGCCTAGCATTGCTGTTCTGATTGAAAACATTCAAGATGGCCTCTGTGCTGCCTGGAAACAGGTGAGAGGAGCCTGGCACTTCCTGTTCAGGCAGTCAGAGCTGCCTGCTAAACCCAAATACAgtatttaaacaatttattgtcTCCAAATAACTCATAAAAATCCATTTATGCATAAAATCTGGGCCTCATGTCAGTTCTGTTTCATTAGATGTGCTGAGGCTCCTGTTTATAAAGGCTGAGCTGTTACTGGCTGCCTCACTTTACAggtttttcaacaaaatgacTGTAATTGGTATGCTTAATGAGaactaattaacattttaattgagttttatcctctttttttttttaaagttagagCTAAATCCcgctttaaaacattaaaatatctCACAGTCATGATGCTTAACGgttgaggatttttttaaagctttgcaATAAATATTAGGTCAATTAAATTGGCCCAAAGGGTTAATTTAGAGCTAAAAACAGCTTTCAGTGGGGATTTACCAACCTAAAGTCACATAATTTACAAAAGAATACACTTTAATTctcattattttaagaaatgattACAAAATACAATATTATTGGTAGATAAAtcatatttgaaaaagaaacaaggatTAACCCTTTAGTTACCTGCCTTATCTGTTGGAGTTTGTTGTATTGTGCTGAGAAAGAAAGATGGTCTCCTTTTCCCAGTgagttttctgaaataataacCAAACAAGATTagttaaaacacagaaagtaaTCTAATAATTGTCTCTAAGCAGCAAATGTTTAGACTATGTGTCATTTATAATCAGCTGTATAATGAAAAATGGCCCCTTTGAAGCAGCAGTATAATGTGGTATAAATGTGTCTCAGAACAACTGCTGTGATGACTTTCTTTATTCAACACAGTCAGGTTTTCAAACACACCAAACAAGTTTAATTTGATCTGTTTAAGTGTCTGAAGGTTGATTTCCtgaatactaaaaataaatcaggtcatttttgcagattaaatcaatttaaagtcCATATTTGGCccgtttttctgcatttaaagaGTTAAGCTGAGGCAGTAGTTTCAATCCACAGCTGTGGTGCTGAAATTAGACGGATGCTGTGGATGTTTCTGGAAAAGCGGGTGAAATACCGCCCCCTTGTGGCACTATCAGGAAGAGAAAGTAAAACGGAGATCAAGTCGCCCCGAGGCCTCGGTGGTTCTTTTATTATCAGAACCGCTGCAGTAATGTGACTGGTTCTGGTCCGTTCAGGAAGTTAAACACTCTTTACTCCTGTCGGAGTTTTAAGAATAAATCTTGGGTGTCAGATATCCCAGGTCCTATCAGAATAAGCATGAGATCATGTTGCTTTATGAGCTTCCGTTACGTAATAAAGTCGTTTAGCAGCCGCCCACCAGCAGCTGGCCGTGTCACACCGAGGAGCTATCTGCTCGGTCCATAGAAACCCACAGACAACGGCCTGGTGCTGAAAAGCTGTGTCATGAACAAACATGGAGGCTGTTAACTCCTTCATGGCTGCCAACGGCACCAAGCGAGGGACAAAAATCTGCCAATCAGTTGGAACGTTCCAGAAGagtttaacttctttttttttttttttttttttttttttaacccagttCTTTCAGTGATCATGTTGAACAGAACCAGGGTTATAAAGCTGTGGTACTATTAATTATACATCGATTGGGTAATGAATACTCAGCAGAAGATGCCATcttcaaaaaaatgtattaaattattgattaacTAACTCATTTGTTGTCGCCATTTTGCAACCAGCTTAAGCTAGGAGGAGAGAGGAGTACCGTAATTAACCACAGCTGATGTAAACTGCTTGTgtgtaggggaaaaaaatctcacaTCAGTTGAAAAGGCTAATAATAGATTcataaactcaaaaacaaaggatattatatctataatttcagtatgttttagttagttttataaacgCATTATGTAGACCTAGTCAGTTATGGTTTCCCCCTTTAATTAccgttttagtttatttcagctaacaaaaatgttttctttcagtttttgttatttcatttgtttgggTTAAATACTTAGATTCATTTTTTCAGGGTTCTAATGATGCCAGAGGTCACAGTGGTTTCTCTTCCAGCCATCGTTGGTGTTTGAATTGAGCTGAACTCCCATAAAATTCCCATTATCAAATAGATCAGAAAGAGTTCAGGCGATCAAATCTGAAACCAGCTACATTGCTTTATTTACTCCGTATTAATGTTATACTGaaagtttaaatgtgtttttcaccattataatcataaaaaaaaaacactagaaaaaaacaaataacatttttagttttctttgagatgaaaaaaaaacagtttctccAACAGCAGTGGCGCCTCCAGAAGGCGAGGTGGATGAGATTGATGAGCTAGTTTCCACGGTAACGTAAAGGAGATGAGATGCATGCGAGCAGTGGGGAGTTTTAAGTGGAACAAACACTGGCAGCTGGAACCAGACAGGGCTGGATGATGGATCACGTCTGTCACCAGGAGTCTGTTTGTTCTCGGTGTGGAGCGAACCAGAGCCGATCCAGGAAAACATCGGCTTGAACCAAACCGTCAGGGAGACGAAAGACTCACTGCTGCAGCTGGAATGCTGCTCATAACggaaataatctttaaaaaatatagctgtgttttattttggatggtTAAAGTATCTTCCAGTTCCTGTGTTATTATGAATACATATTACCTGAAAATGGtcttaaaacattattatagtttatcgcaataattaccgggataatttatcatccagcagaTTTTTGTTATGCTGAATAATCTTTCCCTTCCTCTGCTGCAGATCATCGTCACCATGATGGACGAGGAGATACAAGAGGACCACAGCAAGCTGAAGcagggcctagtcaaagtcctgcaGTGCGTGGCCACCATCTCGTCGGCGGCAGCCGTGGTCAACCCCATCTTCGGCGTGGCGGGCTCCCTGATCCGGGTGGTGCTGCACCACGTGGACGATGAGGACATCCGCACGCTGAAGCGCGAGTTCGGCACCGTCCACCAGAAGCTGGACGAGCTGTCCCAGCAGAACCGCCGGACGCTGGTCCAGATCGAGAAGGAGACGCTGGACGGCCAGTACTGCCACGTGGAGGAGAACCTGAAGAACCAGTTCAGGAAGTTCATGGCCATGGTGGAGGCGCGGCCGGAGCACCGCGACGGCAAGAAGGACGACTTCGAGGAGAGCTACGCCAACGACCTGGGCGACCAGAACCTGCACACGCTGTACGACGGCGTGGTGGGCAAGCGCAAGCTGTTCAGCCGGCCGATCCTGGAGGTGTACCTGAAGCACTCGCAGGGCGACCCCCGCGTCATGGAGCGCCTCTGCACGCGCCTCACGTACCTGTTCTGCATCGGCCTCATCGCCCTGATGGGCTACGCCGCCGTCATCGGCGACGACGAGGAGGGGCTGAGCGAGGAGTGGGCCGAGAAGATGGAGCATGTGCAGGAGAAGATGCAGGAGGCGCTGCGCAGGTGCACATGAGGAGGAAGGAAGGCTCAACATTCCCACCTCAACTCCCGCTCTCTCTGTCCACATCATCTCCTTTTTACCGCGCGAACCTGAAGGCAACATCTGCCAAATCCTGCTGCACGAAAACAGGCTGTTGATTGGTTGCTTTCACATCACAGCCAATTAAAACATAGAGATAAATTCACcttaatcaaatgaaaacactaatttagatttaatttttaaaaaaagcatttagacgcaaatgtgtatttttgggGCAGATCAGAATCTAAGAAAcgattaaaaaacacaaaatattaccaaatatttttctctaatttctagtgcaaatatgaggacacttgaaattagacaaaactaaaatatataagcttgttttaagtcaataattcatgtATGTAGGTAAAAAAATACCAGTTCCGCTGACAGATTATTTTCACcaataacaacattttttttctgtttccagtggAAAAATCTGCCAGTTCAATCAGCACTTCCtgtattgacttaaaataaacttatttattatttttgaagttagttttgtttcatttccagtgTGCTAATATATTTGGAGTAGAAACTAGACACgtgatttggtgtttttgcagataACCTCTATAATTATCAACCTATTTATCATGAAACTGCTTTAAAAGCTGCATTAACATGAAATATCTGCATGTTGTATCCATTTTATGAATAATATTTCAGcgtatttatctttattttccatGAAGTGTCAATGTAAAGTCCAGTTTCATGatataaaatcacatttctgcACTTTGTGGAATACTGGCCTTGTGTTGGGAATCTTCCCGGGGATTTGGGAAGCTGTTGCCATAGTAACCAACGAGCGTCTGGAAGTTTCCAGAATgatgaatgtaaaagaaaaaaaatcaccatgTATGACCTGTGATCACACTTCCACCTTCATGTTGTTatgtcatttctttttacatattattaATCATTTGTACACTATTATGAGCTGAGATCTTTATTTAGgtgataaaactttatattttattaaaagttaaagaCACTAAGTGATGAAAATAGGAAGTTGCTTTTGTTTCCAGTCACACTacactttctttctctctgttggGAGGAAATCAGTTACATTTTGGCGATTGGC contains the following coding sequences:
- the LOC122831819 gene encoding protein rapunzel-like; the protein is MFLSNLVTPTYSTYMEVSFLQGLLGRRRRVSSLGLWKGSFGQSQFEKIIVTMMDEEIQEDHSKLKQGLVKVLQCVATISSAAAVVNPIFGVAGSLIRVVLHHVDDEDIRTLKREFGTVHQKLDELSQQNRRTLVQIEKETLDGQYCHVEENLKNQFRKFMAMVEARPEHRDGKKDDFEESYANDLGDQNLHTLYDGVVGKRKLFSRPILEVYLKHSQGDPRVMERLCTRLTYLFCIGLIALMGYAAVIGDDEEGLSEEWAEKMEHVQEKMQEALRRCT